Genomic segment of Cygnus olor isolate bCygOlo1 chromosome 20, bCygOlo1.pri.v2, whole genome shotgun sequence:
CACCGGGTTTAGGACCGTCTGCCCAACCAACTGCGGGTGATGGACAACTTGGGTTCCTACAGCAGGCTTGGCCATCACCGCTTGCTGGCCAAGGCTTGTGGTTCCATTCACTTGCTGGTGAGAGATAGTGTGAGCAATGTGGCTCACCACAGGCTGGCTGACGGCCACGGGCTGAGGGTAGATGGGCAGCTGCTGGCCGAGGTGGGCCATGTGGTTGATGGTGGCTGGGTGCACAGTGATGTGGCCGATAGGCTGAGCAGCAGTGGTAAGTTGCACAGGGCTGGACGTGGAAGGTGCAATGTGAGCAATGTGCTTGGTCTGTGGACCCTGAATCACATGGTTGACAGTCTGAATGACCGAAGCGTGGGTAGTGGCGGTGTGGGCAATAACAGTCGATTGCACTGTCGAAGCCGCCACGATGTGAGTCTGTGCTGGGACGATCGCCTGCGGCTGGACCAGTGCTTGTGTCTGGATGGGAGGCTGTGCGTGGGCCGGGGTTTGCTTCTGCTGGACAGACAGGTGCTGAGGCAAAACTGCTGGGTGATGGGAAGCAGCATTTGAAGGGACGGCTTTCAGGAGCTCTGGGTGCTGGCGCTGGGTTAGTTTTGGTAATGAGTTCACTGGCCTGTCATCTTCCATGTCTTCATCCATGTTGTCTTCaccctctggaaaaaaaatgaaaggaagaaactcccataaaaaagaaagcagagaatcAACTGGGCTAACCAGCCTCTCCTACATGGCAGCACAAGCAGAAGagatggcagcaggaggagatgctgagctATGGAagggcagcacagcacagcaggctcCACTGAGCCCCAGTGGGGTGGCACACCCCTCTCTTCTCTGCGTGTGGGCTAAGGACATGGAGCCAGGCTCTCACCCCAGAGAGGGGTGCCCAcaaaaggctgagagatctcACTTGGCAGGCAAGGGAAGCAACTTGAGCAGAGGCAGACAGACAACCTGGGATTAGGAGTGCTCTGTGTGCAAAGAGAACAGGATTTCTTATCCTGGCAAGTTGTTCTACCACTTGGAACTACCCCGTCTGCTCCcagagcaggaaggaaacaCCGATGAAGAAACATGGCAGCAAGTTCCTCAGCCTGGTTCTGGAAAAAGGAGTCTCCATTCAGCCCACAAATTAATGAGGCAATACTGACCCTAAGGAGATGAGGATTGTGAGCAGGGCATCTTGCACTGCATGCTCTGAAGACAGCCATGCAGTAGACTAAAAATCTCAGAAGATatggaagcagcaggaaaaccaGGGAACGTACTTCCCTTTTGCAAGCGCTGTGGTTAGTAGTAGCTTGAAGACATCATTTTCAGCTGAGGCCGGCTGATGCCCCTATTTACAAAGCACCCCTACTCTCAGCTTCCACCTGGAGATGGTTGAGAGCATGTTCAAAGGTGATGAACCCAATAGAGGACTCTGAATGAACCAGAAAGTTcatgttttccctttctggaACCTGCTGTATCGTCTGCCTGGAGCACCAAGAGCAAATGCTGTTATGATTTGAAGGAGTTGCTGCAAATAGTTATGAACTGCTACCCCCTCCCGATCCCTGGAAAGCAAAGCACTGTCCATCCACGACTGCCTATTCTTCCTGCTGCAGATCACTGGTACGGAGAAAAGCATGCACTCTCCTACCTCACAGGAACTTCTTACTGGGAACAGCACACTCGATTTTCATTAGTATCATTTTATCTTCATAGTGAATCCTTCTCGTGCAACATGAAGGCTCATTTAGTTGGTCAAATGCTCTGGTGATCTCTCCTGTACCAACTCCTTCTTCTCTGCATGGCTGAACACCTTCCCACCTCCATGCACAAATACATCAAGATGCTTATACACCAATCAGTTCTACTGAGCAGCGGTGCACAGCTGTGCAAGAGGGAAACTACATTTTGAGAGCAGGGAGCTTCATGTGAGATACTAGCAGACTGACTGTGCAAACCTGCACTTAGTGTTTACCTAACACTGTTGATGCATGATTTTCAGTATACTTTACACAAGTAGAAGTATTTTATTAGACCAGCATCAATGATTACAAAACACTTGAAAACCTTTTACTTAATTCTGAATGCAAAGAAACTGCGATAGTGCTAAATGAAGACTcccaacaccaccaccactacaTAGCTGTATCAGTGATGTACAGTGATgataaaagaagagagaaattgcAGATACCTGATGCTGTCGAGGTAGATGCCTGGTCATCCTCTGGCTGAACTGTCTGTCGAATAATTCTGTCAATCTCCATGATGTCCATCCACTGGCTCAACTCGTTCTTTACTTCTGCCAGTCGCTGCTGGGTAGCAATCTTCTCTCTTGCCAGCCGCTCCATCTCGTGttcatattctttttcctttctctttaaagtctaaagacaggaagaaataaaacaaaaatctaaggagaaaaaagacaaatgtaatCTATGCCAACCTAGTCATTCCCACATCCATTGCTGGTTTTCTTCTATTACCAGCTATACTGGTGTAGACTTGTTCAGATGTAGTTATGCCTTTCAAATTCATGCAGAAGGGGAAAGGACAAGACCTGGCCATGAAAACCTGAAGGGTTACTTTGGC
This window contains:
- the MNT gene encoding max-binding protein MNT isoform X3, producing MSIETLLEAARFLEWQAQQQQRDARDENEKHEKLRLEREQEQRKASAPRANHAVPLEEPRGELLVPISPPAPAPPPPPPLAAPISVIPIPVVTSPPQPAAQAALSPPLVQRHQPLVSTPGVTKEAPSVAPVIQRPPGPLLADGKAATPPSGSPKQLQHYAAPVLAISQHHVVQQPIQPQPHQPLQHPGAAPQLGALKLAPAEDVKPNEQKKRPGGVGTREVHNKLEKNRRAHLKECFETLKRNIPNVDDKKTSNLSVLRSALRYIQTLKRKEKEYEHEMERLAREKIATQQRLAEVKNELSQWMDIMEIDRIIRQTVQPEDDQASTSTASEGEDNMDEDMEDDRPVNSLPKLTQRQHPELLKAVPSNAASHHPAVLPQHLSVQQKQTPAHAQPPIQTQALVQPQAIVPAQTHIVAASTVQSTVIAHTATTHASVIQTVNHVIQGPQTKHIAHIAPSTSSPVQLTTAAQPIGHITVHPATINHMAHLGQQLPIYPQPVAVSQPVVSHIAHTISHQQVNGTTSLGQQAVMAKPAVGTQVVHHPQLVGQTVLNPVTMVTMPSFPVSTLKLA